The proteins below are encoded in one region of Phaseolus vulgaris cultivar G19833 chromosome 1, P. vulgaris v2.0, whole genome shotgun sequence:
- the LOC137814358 gene encoding uncharacterized protein isoform X2, with product MNGAQNRKVHNIEKPFPGCLGRMVNLFDLTGGVNGNKLLTDRPHRDASSLSRSQSDVARITSPTLGDQIEDKLIVSDSMRALSNKKINGTPIKMLIDQEMSKEVVSKHNPPPNVVAKLMGLEALPRGDPNLSVERNHRGDYSQHMCDHSGTPFKHWQMDDRFMDKEMLHEVHLNTEQIAYKDIYEIWLQSQRTGNVRDKTPERERWTEDANGKKMALIRQKFMEAKRLSTDERLRQSKEFDDALEVLSSNNDLLIRLLDSQNLYELQSTPVAETKRITVLKPSKMVDNENSVGKGKKNDKQIRKPANVGAAWERYSPGYTPPSQKVDEFPVQPTRIVVLKPSPGKTHEIKAVVSPTMLSPRNLPSGNFYQEPEDDVHESRKMDSEITQQMHEDMRSHQRDETFYSSVFSNGYTGDESSFNKSDHECNAGNFSDLEVMSPSPRHSWDYINRCGSPFSSSSFSRASCSPESSVCREAKKRLSERWAMMASNKGLQEQRHMRRSSTLGEMLALSDIKKSEISELEGIHKQQEQSESVSCSRNFNAETCMDGSPRNLSRSKSVPTSSTVFDDALSVGVCDNDAGKTHVSGELTKSKSMKSSFKGKVTSFFSRSKKPTREKSCLSQSKNESQSTLTVASDSPVHLFGVLRDDVSQSFKSGSIGECSLPAPYESSGKIFSDSISNGQGAIPLESGLALSKPVVPWISSENQGQPSPISVLEPPFEDDNGANESLGCGLRGSLKSNLIDKSPPIESIARTLSWDDSCAEVANPYQLKPSLGSLDTKVEDQDWLVFVEKLLSAAGIDDQVQSDSFYSRWHSLESPLDPSLRDNYANLNDKEPQQLHEAKRRQRRSNQKLVFECVNLSLIEITGYGSQSYLMGRLWSGSHSRFQVPEGAPPPLVDLVVAQMKELISGAVRSVWGDCGDSNSLGVESVVRKEVVGKGWVELMALEMDILVKEVEGKLLEELVEDAVVDLNG from the exons ATGAATGGGGCTCAGAATAGGAAGGTTCACAATATTGAGAAACCTTTTCCAGGATGCTTGGGAAGAATGGTGAACCTCTTTGATTTGACTGGGGGTGTCAATGGAAACAAGCTACTCACGGACAGGCCTCACCGCGATG CATCATCACTTTCAAGAAGTCAATCAGATGTTGCAAGGATCACAAGTCCTACTTTGGGTGACCAGATAGAGGATAAGCTG ATTGTTTCTGACTCAATGAGAGCTTTgtcaaataagaaaataaatggaACACCCATTAAGATGCTCATAGACCAAGAAATGTCCAAAGAAGTTGTTTCAAAGCACAACCCACCACCAAATGTAGTTGCAAAATTGATGGGGCTTGAAGCCCTTCCACGGGGCGATCCTAATTTGTCTGTGGAGAGAAACCATAGAGGAGATTATTCTCAACATATGTGTGATCATTCAGGGACACCATTCAAACACTGGCAGATGGATGATAGGTTTATGGACAAGGAAATGCTTCATGAAGTTCATCTGAACACAGAACAGATTGCTTACAAggatatttatgaaatatggCTGCAATCACAAAGAACAGGCAATGTAAGAGACAAGACACCGGAGAGAGAAAGGTGGACTGAAGATGCTAATGGGAAGAAAATGGCTCTCATTCGTCAGAAGTTTATGGAAGCTAAACGTCTGTCTACAGATGAGAGACTACGCCAGTCCAAGGAGTTTGACGATGCCTTGGAAGTTTTAAGTTCAAATAATGATCTGTTAATCAGGTTATTGGATTCTCAAAATCTTTATGAACTTCAGTCTACTCCAGTAGCAGAGACTAAGCGCATTACTGTTCTTAAGCCTTCGAAGATGGTTGACAACGAAAATTCTGTTGGAAAGGGGAAGAAAAATGACAAGCAGATTAGGAAACCGGCAAATGTTGGTGCTGCATGGGAGAGATACAGTCCTGGATACACTCCTCCCTCTCAGAAAGTGGATGAGTTTCCAGTACAACCTACTCGTATAGTGGTATTGAAGCCCAGCCCTGGGAAGACACATGAGATTAAGGCTGTGGTTTCTCCAACAATGTTATCACCTCGGAATTTGCCAAGTGGAAATTTCTACCAGGAACCTGAGGATGATGTACATGAATCAAGAAAAATGGATAGTGAAATTACACAGCAAATGCATGAAGATATGAGGAGCCATCAAAGAGATGAAACATTCTATTCTTCAGTATTTTCCAATGGCTATACTGGCGATGAGAGTTCATTCAACAAATCGGATCATGAGTGTAATGCAGGGAACTTTAGTGATTTGGAAGTTATGTCACCATCTCCAAGGCATTCTTGGGATTACATTAATCGCTGTGGCAGTCCTTTTTCTTCGTCATCCTTTAGCCGTGCATCCTGTTCTCCTGAGTCGTCTGTATGCAGAGAGGCCAAGAAACGACTTTCGGAAAGATGGGCTATGATGGCATCAAATAAAGGTCTTCAAGAACAAAGGCACATGCGCAGAAGCTCTACCTTAGGTGAGATGCTTGCTCTTTCGGATATAAAGAAATCTGAAATATCTGAGCTTGAGGGTATTCATAAACAACAGGAACAAAGTGAATCTGTTTCTTGTAGTCGAAATTTTAATGCTGAAACATGTATGGATGGTTCTCCTAGAAACCTTTCCAGGTCAAAATCTGTTCCGACATCTTCCACTGTCTTTGATGATGCTCTCAGTGTTGGAGTTTGTGATAATGATGCTGGCAAAACACACGTGTCTGGGGAGCTGACAAAGTCAAAGAGTATGAAATCATCATTTAAAGGGAAAGTCACCAGTTTCTTCTCAAGGAGCAAGAAACCAACCAGGGAAAAATCTTGTCTATCTCAATCTAAAAATGAGTCCCAATCCACACTCACTGTAGCATCAGATTCTCCAGTACATTTATTTGGAGTCCTTAGGGATGATGTCTCTCAAAGCTTCAAAAGTGGATCCATTGGAGAGTGTTCTCTTCCAGCACCATATGAATCATCAGGCAAAATTTTCTCAGATTCTATCtctaatggacaaggtgctaTACCTCTCGAG TCTGGATTGGCACTGTCAAAGCCCGTGGTGCCTTGGATTTCAAGTGAAAACCAGGGTCAGCCGAGTCCAATATCAGTTTTAGAGCCTCCATTTGAAGATGATAATGGTGCTAACGAGTCCTTGGGCTGTG GATTACGGGGCTCTCTGAAGTCTAATTTAATTGACAAATCACCACCTATAGAATCAATAGCTCGGACCCTCTCATGGGATGATTCTTGTGCAGAGGTGGCAAATCCATACCAATTAAAGCCCTCGTTGGGTTCCTTAGATACCAAGGTAGAGGATCAAGACTGGCTTGTCTTTGTCGAGAAACTTCTATCAGCTGCTGGAATTGATGATCAAGTGCAGTCTGACTCCTTTTACTCTAGATGGCATTCCCTCGAAAGCCCATTGGATCCATCATTGAGGGACAATTATGCCAATCTGAATGACAAGGAGCCTCAGCAACTCCATGAGGCCAAGCGAAGGCAGAGGAGATCTAATCAGAAGCTTGTATTCGAGTGTGTTAATTTGTCACTGATAGAAATTACTGGTTATGGATCACAGAGTTACTTGATGGGTAGGTTATGGAGTGGCAGCCACAGCAGATTCCAAGTCCCAGAGGGTGCACCTCCCCCTTTGGTAGACCTTGTTGTGGCCCAGATGAAGGAGTTAATATCCGGTGCTGTGAGGTCTGTTTGGGGGGACTGTGGGGACAGTAACAGCCTGGGGGTAGAGAGTGTTGTCAGGAAAGAGGTTGTGGGAAAAGGGTGGGTTGAGCTTATGGCATTAGAGATGGATATTTTGGTGAAGGAAGTAGAGGGGAAGTTGCTAGAAGAACTTGTGGAGGATGCGGTAGTTGATTTGAATGGTTGA
- the LOC137814358 gene encoding uncharacterized protein isoform X1, protein MNGAQNRKVHNIEKPFPGCLGRMVNLFDLTGGVNGNKLLTDRPHRDASSLSRSQSDVARITSPTLGDQIEDKLIVSDSMRALSNKKINGTPIKMLIDQEMSKEVVSKHNPPPNVVAKLMGLEALPRGDPNLSVERNHRGDYSQHMCDHSGTPFKHWQMDDRFMDKEMLHEVHLNTEQIAYKDIYEIWLQSQRTGNVRDKTPERERWTEDANGKKMALIRQKFMEAKRLSTDERLRQSKEFDDALEVLSSNNDLLIRLLDSQNLYELQSTPVAETKRITVLKPSKMVDNENSVGKGKKNDKQIRKPANVGAAWERYSPGYTPPSQKVDEFPVQPTRIVVLKPSPGKTHEIKAVVSPTMLSPRNLPSGNFYQEPEDDVHESRKMDSEITQQMHEDMRSHQRDETFYSSVFSNGYTGDESSFNKSDHECNAGNFSDLEVMSPSPRHSWDYINRCGSPFSSSSFSRASCSPESSVCREAKKRLSERWAMMASNKGLQEQRHMRRSSTLGEMLALSDIKKSEISELEGIHKQQEQSESVSCSRNFNAETCMDGSPRNLSRSKSVPTSSTVFDDALSVGVCDNDAGKTHVSGELTKSKSMKSSFKGKVTSFFSRSKKPTREKSCLSQSKNESQSTLTVASDSPVHLFGVLRDDVSQSFKSGSIGECSLPAPYESSGKIFSDSISNGQGAIPLESGLALSKPVVPWISSENQGQPSPISVLEPPFEDDNGANESLGCGKGRHLGLRGSLKSNLIDKSPPIESIARTLSWDDSCAEVANPYQLKPSLGSLDTKVEDQDWLVFVEKLLSAAGIDDQVQSDSFYSRWHSLESPLDPSLRDNYANLNDKEPQQLHEAKRRQRRSNQKLVFECVNLSLIEITGYGSQSYLMGRLWSGSHSRFQVPEGAPPPLVDLVVAQMKELISGAVRSVWGDCGDSNSLGVESVVRKEVVGKGWVELMALEMDILVKEVEGKLLEELVEDAVVDLNG, encoded by the exons ATGAATGGGGCTCAGAATAGGAAGGTTCACAATATTGAGAAACCTTTTCCAGGATGCTTGGGAAGAATGGTGAACCTCTTTGATTTGACTGGGGGTGTCAATGGAAACAAGCTACTCACGGACAGGCCTCACCGCGATG CATCATCACTTTCAAGAAGTCAATCAGATGTTGCAAGGATCACAAGTCCTACTTTGGGTGACCAGATAGAGGATAAGCTG ATTGTTTCTGACTCAATGAGAGCTTTgtcaaataagaaaataaatggaACACCCATTAAGATGCTCATAGACCAAGAAATGTCCAAAGAAGTTGTTTCAAAGCACAACCCACCACCAAATGTAGTTGCAAAATTGATGGGGCTTGAAGCCCTTCCACGGGGCGATCCTAATTTGTCTGTGGAGAGAAACCATAGAGGAGATTATTCTCAACATATGTGTGATCATTCAGGGACACCATTCAAACACTGGCAGATGGATGATAGGTTTATGGACAAGGAAATGCTTCATGAAGTTCATCTGAACACAGAACAGATTGCTTACAAggatatttatgaaatatggCTGCAATCACAAAGAACAGGCAATGTAAGAGACAAGACACCGGAGAGAGAAAGGTGGACTGAAGATGCTAATGGGAAGAAAATGGCTCTCATTCGTCAGAAGTTTATGGAAGCTAAACGTCTGTCTACAGATGAGAGACTACGCCAGTCCAAGGAGTTTGACGATGCCTTGGAAGTTTTAAGTTCAAATAATGATCTGTTAATCAGGTTATTGGATTCTCAAAATCTTTATGAACTTCAGTCTACTCCAGTAGCAGAGACTAAGCGCATTACTGTTCTTAAGCCTTCGAAGATGGTTGACAACGAAAATTCTGTTGGAAAGGGGAAGAAAAATGACAAGCAGATTAGGAAACCGGCAAATGTTGGTGCTGCATGGGAGAGATACAGTCCTGGATACACTCCTCCCTCTCAGAAAGTGGATGAGTTTCCAGTACAACCTACTCGTATAGTGGTATTGAAGCCCAGCCCTGGGAAGACACATGAGATTAAGGCTGTGGTTTCTCCAACAATGTTATCACCTCGGAATTTGCCAAGTGGAAATTTCTACCAGGAACCTGAGGATGATGTACATGAATCAAGAAAAATGGATAGTGAAATTACACAGCAAATGCATGAAGATATGAGGAGCCATCAAAGAGATGAAACATTCTATTCTTCAGTATTTTCCAATGGCTATACTGGCGATGAGAGTTCATTCAACAAATCGGATCATGAGTGTAATGCAGGGAACTTTAGTGATTTGGAAGTTATGTCACCATCTCCAAGGCATTCTTGGGATTACATTAATCGCTGTGGCAGTCCTTTTTCTTCGTCATCCTTTAGCCGTGCATCCTGTTCTCCTGAGTCGTCTGTATGCAGAGAGGCCAAGAAACGACTTTCGGAAAGATGGGCTATGATGGCATCAAATAAAGGTCTTCAAGAACAAAGGCACATGCGCAGAAGCTCTACCTTAGGTGAGATGCTTGCTCTTTCGGATATAAAGAAATCTGAAATATCTGAGCTTGAGGGTATTCATAAACAACAGGAACAAAGTGAATCTGTTTCTTGTAGTCGAAATTTTAATGCTGAAACATGTATGGATGGTTCTCCTAGAAACCTTTCCAGGTCAAAATCTGTTCCGACATCTTCCACTGTCTTTGATGATGCTCTCAGTGTTGGAGTTTGTGATAATGATGCTGGCAAAACACACGTGTCTGGGGAGCTGACAAAGTCAAAGAGTATGAAATCATCATTTAAAGGGAAAGTCACCAGTTTCTTCTCAAGGAGCAAGAAACCAACCAGGGAAAAATCTTGTCTATCTCAATCTAAAAATGAGTCCCAATCCACACTCACTGTAGCATCAGATTCTCCAGTACATTTATTTGGAGTCCTTAGGGATGATGTCTCTCAAAGCTTCAAAAGTGGATCCATTGGAGAGTGTTCTCTTCCAGCACCATATGAATCATCAGGCAAAATTTTCTCAGATTCTATCtctaatggacaaggtgctaTACCTCTCGAG TCTGGATTGGCACTGTCAAAGCCCGTGGTGCCTTGGATTTCAAGTGAAAACCAGGGTCAGCCGAGTCCAATATCAGTTTTAGAGCCTCCATTTGAAGATGATAATGGTGCTAACGAGTCCTTGGGCTGTGGTAAGGGTCGTCACCTGG GATTACGGGGCTCTCTGAAGTCTAATTTAATTGACAAATCACCACCTATAGAATCAATAGCTCGGACCCTCTCATGGGATGATTCTTGTGCAGAGGTGGCAAATCCATACCAATTAAAGCCCTCGTTGGGTTCCTTAGATACCAAGGTAGAGGATCAAGACTGGCTTGTCTTTGTCGAGAAACTTCTATCAGCTGCTGGAATTGATGATCAAGTGCAGTCTGACTCCTTTTACTCTAGATGGCATTCCCTCGAAAGCCCATTGGATCCATCATTGAGGGACAATTATGCCAATCTGAATGACAAGGAGCCTCAGCAACTCCATGAGGCCAAGCGAAGGCAGAGGAGATCTAATCAGAAGCTTGTATTCGAGTGTGTTAATTTGTCACTGATAGAAATTACTGGTTATGGATCACAGAGTTACTTGATGGGTAGGTTATGGAGTGGCAGCCACAGCAGATTCCAAGTCCCAGAGGGTGCACCTCCCCCTTTGGTAGACCTTGTTGTGGCCCAGATGAAGGAGTTAATATCCGGTGCTGTGAGGTCTGTTTGGGGGGACTGTGGGGACAGTAACAGCCTGGGGGTAGAGAGTGTTGTCAGGAAAGAGGTTGTGGGAAAAGGGTGGGTTGAGCTTATGGCATTAGAGATGGATATTTTGGTGAAGGAAGTAGAGGGGAAGTTGCTAGAAGAACTTGTGGAGGATGCGGTAGTTGATTTGAATGGTTGA
- the LOC137816200 gene encoding GDSL esterase/lipase At4g28780-like: protein MTNDVNLGFHCYIIAPFGNNSANYNMIKLMCSTVRIILVVAMAVVVVAPKRIEASRAFYVFGDSLVDSGNNNYLATPARADSPPYGIDYPTHLPTGRFSNGFNIPDLISKGIGSEPTLPYLSPELYGERLLVGANFASAGIGILNDTGIQFVDIIRMFEQFAFFEQYQVRLSAVLGVPRAKNVVNEGLVLITLGGNDFVNNYFLAPITPRSQQFTVPDFSRYLVSQYKKILMRLYELGARRVLVTGTGPLGCLPSQLATKSTDGECVPELQEAMKIFNPLLDNMIKDLNSQLGNQIFIAVNAFLINMNYITNPQKYGFVTAKVACCGQGPYNGLGLCTPQSSLCPDRDAYAFWDGFHPSQRAVEFIVDAIFNGTSELMSPMNLTTIMALDSNI, encoded by the exons ATGACCAATGATGTTAACCTAGGATTTCACTGCTATATAATTGCACCATTTGGAAATAACAGTGCTAATTATAACATGATTAAGCTCATGTGTAGTACTGTGAGAATAATTTTGGTGGTGGCCATGGCAGTGGTTGTGGTTGCTCCAAAGAGAATAGAAGCATCTCGTGCTTTCTATGTGTTTGGTGACTCACTGGTTGACAGCGGCAACAACAACTACTTGGCAACACCAGCACGTGCTGACTCTCCCCCTTATGGCATCGACTATCCCACTCATCTCCCCACTGGACGCTTCTCCAATGGTTTCAATATCCCTGACCTCATCA GCAAGGGAATTGGATCTGAACCCACATTGCCTTACCTGAGCCCAGAATTATATGGAGAAAGGCTTTTGGTTGGGGCAAACTTTGCTTCTGCTGGGATAGGAATCCTCAATGACACAGGCATCCAATTT GTTGACATCATCAGAATGTTCGAGCAGTTTGCATTTTTTGAGCAGTACCAGGTTCGGTTAAGTGCAGTTCTAGGGGTTCCACGGGCGAAGAACGTTGTGAATGAAGGTCTAGTGCTGATCACACTAGGTGGCAACGACTTTGTCAACAACTATTTCTTGGCTCCTATCACTCCAAGGTCTCAACAATTCACTGTCCCTGACTTCTCTCGCTACCTTGTCTCTCAGTACAAAAAAATTCTTATG AGGCTGTATGAGTTAGGGGCTAGACGGGTGCTGGTGACAGGAACTGGTCCATTAGGGTGTCTTCCTTCTCAACTTGCTACGAAGAGCACAGACGGGGAATGTGTTCCTGAGTTGCAAGAAGCCATGAAGATTTTCAACCCTCTCCTCGATAACATGATCAAAGATCTCAACTCCCAACTTGGCAATCAAATTTTTATTGCTGTCAATGCCTTCCTAATCAACATGAACTACATCACCAACCCTCAAAAATATG GTTTTGTTACGGCGAAGGTAGCATGTTGTGGACAAGGCCCGTACAATGGGCTGGGCCTGTGTACCCCTCAGTCGAGCCTGTGCCCGGACCGAGATGCTTATGCATTTTGGGATGGTTTTCATCCAAGCCAACGTGCAGTTGAGTTCATTGTGGATGCCATCTTTAATGGAACAAGTGAGCTTATGAGCCCTATGAATCTCACCACCATCATGGCCCTCGACTCAAAcatctaa